A genomic window from bacterium includes:
- a CDS encoding amidohydrolase → MASGKVSERGLAAVVFLGAALLVLSLLGLGCSGGAQPQPAAAEQGMSAEELAAMPKIDAHAHYMGVLDEELPPLFECLDGYHMKWLTICTVGLTDSAKVAAKIALAARLHEQYPERVAWATTFPLYNWNNPDWKEKALATIQDGFEKGAVAVKVWKEIGMVLKDPDSSYVMINDPRFDPIFDYIASQNRTLVAHIGEPRNCWLPLDSMTVNNDRKYFAEFPQYHAYLHPEIPHYWKHVAARDSVLAHHPNLRVVGCHLGSVEWDVDELAKRFDLYPNFAVDMAARVCHLQVQDREKVRAFLIKYQDRVLYGTDLGAGREYMQTSIDSTVVKIKTTYDKDFKYFATDQEMEVWEVNGKFRGLALPAEVLRKIFHDNAVKWYPGI, encoded by the coding sequence ATGGCGAGCGGAAAGGTGAGTGAGAGAGGCCTGGCGGCTGTGGTGTTCCTGGGGGCGGCGCTGCTTGTCCTGTCGCTGCTGGGTCTCGGCTGCTCGGGCGGCGCCCAGCCGCAGCCCGCGGCCGCGGAGCAGGGGATGAGCGCGGAGGAGTTGGCGGCCATGCCCAAGATCGACGCGCACGCGCATTACATGGGTGTGCTGGATGAAGAGCTGCCGCCGCTGTTCGAGTGCCTGGACGGCTACCATATGAAATGGCTCACTATCTGCACCGTGGGCCTGACCGACTCGGCCAAGGTGGCCGCCAAGATCGCCCTGGCCGCGCGCCTTCACGAGCAGTACCCCGAGCGGGTGGCCTGGGCCACCACGTTCCCGCTCTACAACTGGAACAATCCTGACTGGAAAGAGAAAGCCCTGGCCACGATCCAGGACGGCTTCGAGAAAGGCGCGGTGGCGGTCAAGGTCTGGAAAGAGATCGGCATGGTGCTCAAGGACCCGGACAGCAGCTACGTGATGATCAACGACCCGCGTTTCGACCCGATCTTCGACTACATCGCCAGCCAGAACCGCACCCTGGTGGCCCATATCGGCGAGCCGCGCAACTGCTGGCTGCCGCTCGACTCCATGACCGTGAACAACGACCGCAAGTATTTCGCCGAGTTCCCCCAGTACCACGCCTACCTGCACCCCGAGATTCCGCATTACTGGAAGCATGTCGCAGCGCGCGACAGCGTTCTGGCCCATCACCCGAACCTGCGCGTGGTGGGCTGCCACCTGGGCAGCGTGGAGTGGGACGTGGACGAGCTGGCCAAGCGCTTCGACCTCTACCCCAATTTCGCCGTGGACATGGCCGCGCGGGTCTGCCACCTCCAGGTGCAGGACCGCGAGAAAGTGCGCGCTTTCCTGATCAAGTACCAGGACCGCGTGCTCTACGGCACCGACCTGGGCGCCGGCCGCGAATACATGCAGACCTCCATCGACAGCACCGTGGTCAAGATCAAGACGACTTACGACAAGGACTTCAAGTATTTCGCCACGGACCAGGAGATGGAAGTCTGGGAGGTCAACGGCAAGTTCCGCGGCCTGGCCCTTCCGGCCGAGGTGCTGCGCAAGATTTTCCACGACAACGCCGTGAAATGGTATCCGGGCATCTGA